GGCTTACCGTGGTGCCTTCAAACAGACACAGGAACGGGTACAACTTGATAGACTGATCGTTGGGCAGGTTAGGCGATGGTTTAATGGGCAGCGAATAGAACATCTTGTGGTTGTAGTTCTTCACCGGGATGGTTTTTACCTGGGCCTGGACCCCGTTTTTGAGCCATTTCTGGCCGTTGATCATCAAAGCATACTCGCCCAGGGTAAGACCGTGCGCAATAGGAATGGTATTCATGCCCACGAAGGACTTGTACTTGGCATCCAGAACGGGGCCGTCAATCAGGTAACCTATGGGGTTGGGGCGGTCCAGCAGAAGCATGGGTTTGTTCTGCTCGGCGCAGGCCTCCATCACGTAGTGCATGGTGCTGCTGTAGGTATAGAAGCGCACGCCCACGTCCTGTATGTCAAACAGCACCACGTCCACCTCCTTCAACTGCTCCGGAGAGGGTTTTTTGTTGCTGCCGTAGAGCGACAGAATAGGCAGCCCGGTCTTAGAGTCGGTGGTATTGCTTATGTGGGCGCCGGCATCGGCATCACCCCTGAACCCATGCTCCGGCGCAAAGATGATGCTGATTTTCACGCCCCGGCTCAACAGCGTATCCACCAGGTGGGTTTTCCCGACGGTGGACGTTTGGTTGACTACCATACCTACGCGCTTGCCCTGCAGGTAGGGCAGATACAACTCTGTCTGTTGCGCGCCCGTTAGCAGGGAGGTCTGCGGCTTGGCCTGGGCGGCTGGGGCCGAAGGGACAGAACCAGCATTAGCTGAGGTGGAGCTGCTGACCGCGGGCACTGAGGCGGTTTGTTGGCAACTGGCCAGGGTAAGACTAAGCGCCGCGGTGCGGAGGATGGTAGAAAGCATAGGTTTAAATTAAGAACAGAACTATCTTTAAGCACAAAATAGACGAAGTGAATCTTTCCCGTTACATAGCCAGCCGCTTGGCCGGCGCCCGTTCAGACTCTTTTACTGCATCGGTCACAAAAATAGCAAAGTTCAGCGTAGGGCTGGGCATTGCCATCATGATTGTGTCTTTTGCTATTCTGGAAGGTTTCCGGTATGAAATACAGGCCAAGATCTTCAGTTTTGGTGGACATCTGCAAATTAGCAAATTTGACACCAATAATTCGTTTGAGGGTTACCCTATGGGCACCTCCACCGGTCTGGGCGACTACAAAAAGATTCCCGGGGTGGCGCACTTACAGCCCTTCGCCCGCAAGACGGCTATTATTAAAACAGAAGACGAGGTGCTGGGCGTGGTGCTGAAGGGTGTGGATTCTACCTATGATTTCAGGGGGATGAAGGCGAATCTGGTTTCCGGGGAAATTCTGAAATTCACTGATACCGCCGCCTCCAATGAGATCATGATGAGCCAGCTTATGGCAAACAAACTGCACCTGAAGGTGGGGGATAAGGTGTTGTTCTACTTTATCCAGAACCCGCCCCGTATGCGGCGCTTTGAGGTGAAAGGCATCTTTAAGACTGATCTAGAGGAGTTTGACAACGTGTACGTACTGGGCGACCTGCAGCAGATAAGGGACCTGAACCAGTGGGCCGATACCCTGGTGGGAGGCTACGAGATTCTCTTAAACGACTTCACCCAGATTGACACCGTTACCAGCCAGGTCTTTGACAAGATGAACTATGACCTGCAGCTGGAGAAGATCACCGATACCTACGCCCAACTCTTTGACTGGCTGGAACTGCTCAAGCGCAACGTCATCATCTTTTTGGTCTTGATTGTGTTTGTGGCCACGTTCAACATGGTCTCCACACTCTTTATCATGATTTTGGAGCGCACCAATATGATTGGCGCCCTGAAGGCGATGGGGGCGACCAACGGGCAGATACGAGGCATATTCCTGCACCGCGGCCTTCGGCTTACTATTGCCGGTTTGATTGGCGGCAATCTATTGGCGCTGCTCTTCTGCGGTGTGCAGGATTATTTCCACCTCATTCCCCTGGATCCGGAGAACTACTACATGGACACCGTTCCCATCTTCTGGGACTGGCGCATTTGGGTAGGCATCAACGCCGTTACCTTCCTGCTGACCATGATCTCGGTGATGTTGCCCACCTTGCTAATCTCCCGCATTCACCCGGTAAAAGCCATTAAGTTTGATTAAAAGGCAAATCCTGTTTTGGGCCTGTTTTGAGAAAACAGGCCCAAAACAGGATTTGCTGAAATCTTGCCAGATTTTACAGGGGTTTACTTTTTCCTCTTCTCTTTTAGCTGGTAGCTCCGCTTGTCTGGAAAGATCTACTTGAATTCAATTCCTTCCTGATCAAAGGCCTCCTTTACTTTTTCATTCAAAGCCTCAGACACTTCCTGGAAGCGGTAATCGCCACGCTGCACCCACACCTTGAGCGAGAGGGTCATGGTCTGGCCTGCCAGTTTCTCTACCCCCACTGAAAAAGGAGGGTCCTGGAGGATTCGTTTGTCTGTGTCAATGACCTGCTCTAACAAACTGCGCACCTTAGTGAGGGGCACATTGGCGTCAACGGCGTAAGAAATATCCAGCCTGCGGTGACTCTCCACGTCATAGTTCACCACCACTGAGGAGGCCAAAGGGCCGTTGGGCAGGTAAACGGTTTTGTGGTCTTCCGTCCGGATAACCGTGTTAAAGATGTTGATGGTGCACACAGTTCCTTTCTGCCCCTGGGCTTCAATAAAGTTACCTACCCTAAAGGGTTTAATGGTAAGGATAAGCACCCCGCCAGCAAAGTTGGCCAGGCTGCCCTGCAAGGCTAGACCTACGGCCAGACCCGCAGAACCCAGCAAGGCAATGAAAGAAGTAACCTCCAGGCCAACCTGCGCAATCACCATCATGATGAGCAGCACCATCAGCACTATTTTGAGCAGGTTCCTTAAGAAGGGGCGCAGTGAAGGATCCACCTCCTTGCGCTTCATGAGTTGGTAAGTGAAATCGGTTATCCGCCGGATAAACCATAGGCCCACTAATAAAAGAAAGATGGCAATCAGGATTTTGATGCCATAGAGAATTGCGAAGTCCTGGATTTTTTGAAGGGAATAGCTGAAGTCAAACATTGAGAATCTGAATTGGTACTGATAAAGGTTTTTGGTAAATAGGTTTTTCTGTCGGTTTTAGGAGAACGCCTGTTCCTGCATACTTGGCAGGTTGGCTAAGGAACAGGTACTTCAGGGGTTTGCAAAACGCTTTCAGGAGTTTTAGGGAAAAGCCTCTTGATAAAACGATCTCTTATTCGCATGAAAGGCCTTTCAATACCATAAGTAGAGAGCACGGCAAATACCAAGGTCACCAGGCAATACAGTGAAAAGCCTAGCCAGCCCTTTCCAAAATGATATTGGACGGGAATTACAAAAAGGAAATGCCAGAGATAAATGCCATAGCTGAAAAATGCCATTACCCTGAACGGCGCAAAATAACGCGACTGGGTGTGGTAGACGCCCAAAATCACCAAAAACCAGCAAATAGGGCTAACGGTCCGTAATATCAATTCAGGTAGTGGCGCGAAGACGGTAAGGCATAAGATCAGAATACTTCCTCCTATGAGCAACAATCCTTTGTGGTTAAATAACCAAGACTTCTCCTGGCCAGTTTTACTCAAAACGGTTATTAGTATTCCCCATCCAAAGGCATCTAACCGGTTATGGGTATAGGTGGGCCATTCGGCAAAATCTGTGACCAGCGCCTGTGCTTTGAACCCGATTCCAGCTACAAGCAGAACTATTGCCACTGCTAAGAATCGCCGCTCAGGAGCTGAAATCCATAAGGTAAAGAAGGCAATCATAGCGGGGAAAATCCAATAGAACTGCTCTTCCACACACAGGGACCATAAGTGCTCCATGCTCCAGCGTGAAGGGGGGCCACCATAATTCCTGTAGAAAAAGAAATATTGCGGAAACTCCCTTGGGAGAGGAATATCACTTGGGGAGATCTTGGATAGGAGCAGCAGCGCCAACAGATACCCTACTATCAAAAAAGCATAATAGGCCGGAATAATCCGGAAGAGACGCTTCAGTAAGAAGACCAGAAAGCTGCTTTTCTTGCCCTGAGATTTTCTGATGGAAGATAACAGCGACACACTGACCAAATGCCCCGAAAGCACAAAAAACAAATCGACTCCCACGGCCTGCAAATCCAAAACACCGAAATGTGTTAGGAACACAATCAGAATAGCAAAGCCCCGCAAAAAGTCCAGGCTTTGGTACCGGTTAGAGTTGGTTAAGATTTGAGTAAACATGCAAGACAATACTAGGTGAAACAGCCTTTAAAAAGGCTGAAGGGAGTTGCCAGAACCTTTATTCTGGATTGTGGGGAGGAACCACTGTTGTTTACTCAGGCTTTATCACATTAAAAGGTATTTACACCCCAACAACAAATTAGGGTCCAGGCAGATTTTCCGGTAGAACCCCTCCTCAGAAGGGGCACACACTCCCGGGAAATCACCGGACTTGCCCAACAGATCTGTCATGACCTGAAAGTGCAGGTGCGGGGGCCAGTCGCCGTTTTCAGGGTAGGGGCCCATGGTGGCGATCTGCTCTCCGGCGGCCACCTGCTTGCCTGCAAAGAGCCCGTCTAAAGAAATGCGGCTCAGGTGCCCGTAGAGCGTGAAGAATTCCAGGCCTTCCAGTTCATGTTGCAGGATGATGGTAGGCCCGTAATCCCCGAAGTTGGCATTGTCCTGGAAGCTATGCACTTTCCCAGCCAGGGGGCTATAGATGGGGATGCCGGCCGGGGCCCAGATGTCTACGCCCAGGTGCAGCGAACGGGATTCAGCAGTGTTATCAAAATGCTCGCTGCGGCGGTAGATCACCCGGTTTTCAAAATAGCCTCCCACGCCTACCGTGGCGTTTTTCGCCTCCAGCATGTGCTGCACCAACTGCTCAAAGGCGGCTGTGTCTCGTAAATCTGCGTGAAGCAGAGCCGGGTTGGCGGCGGTAAAGTCAAGGCGCGTTACAAGGGGGCCATTCAGGTCCTGGTCCAGGAGGGGGGCAAAGAAGGCTTGGTGCTCGATTAAGGCAGAAATCAGTTTGGAAGAGTTATCCATAAAACGGCTCCGAAACGTATTGGTAAAGAATGAATAGGGCAAGTTACTGGAAAATCCAAACGGGCGACCGCTTTTTTTTCTGTATGTTCGGGTTGGAGAATGAAATGTTGTAACTTTCCTGCTTTATTACATTTACCCAAACCCAAACCGCTTCCGTTTTTCGTACACTAACTATGAGCAACGCCTATTATACCATGAAGGTGGTGGACATCACTCAGGAAACCTCAGACGCCCTCACCCTTCATTTAGACCACCCAGACCGCAAGAATATCCCGTACATCCCTGGCCAGTTCCTAACCCTGATCCTGACCATTGACGGCAAGAAAGTACGCCGGTCTTACTCTTTGTGCAGCACACCAGATGAGCCTTATTTCTCGGTGACCGTTAAGCGCGTAGAAGGCGGCATGGTGTCCAATTTCCTGGCAGACCATGTCTTGATTGGGGATGAAATTGAAGTGATGGCGCCATTGGGTAACTTCGCCCTGAAACCAGATCCTTCGCTTAAAAGGCACCTTTTCTTCTTTGGTGGCGGCAGCGGCATCACCCCGCTAATGTCTATGCTGAAGAACACCCTCAAATACGAGCCGCAGAGCCGCATCACGCTTATTTACGGCAACCGCAACCTGGACTCGATTATTTTCAAAGACCAGCTGAACCAGTTGGAGCAGCAGAACCCAGACCGGCTTAAGATTGTGCATGTGTTCAATGAATCCATGACTGATGCCACCGAGCCGCAGGAGAACATAGGGCTTCTGGACCGTAAGATGGTGCTGCGCCTGCTGGAGAACCTGCGGGTACCTGGCTATGACCAGGAAAGCTATTATATGTGCGGCCCTGAAGGCATGATGAACGAGGTGCGTGATGCCCTGCAGTTCATGAGCGTGCCGGCCACCCAGGTCTTCAAAGAAAGCTTTACGGTGCCTACCACCCTGGAAGACCATGGCGCCGACGTGAAGGCGGCCGTGGAGACCGATGAGATTATTACCCGTACCGTTACCATCTTATATGAAGGCAAAGAGTACCAGGTAGAGGTGTTGCCGCATGAGACTATTCTGGATGCCGGCCTCAAGGCTGATATAGACTTGCCTTACTCGTGCCAGGCCGGTCTGTGTACCGCCTGCATTGGCAAATGCCTGAGCGGCCGCGTGCATTTAGATGAGCGCGAAGGCCTCTCTGATGCCGAGATTGAAAAAGGCTACGTGCTTAACTGCGTGGGCCACCCCCTTACCGCCAATGTAGTGATTGAGATTGGCTAACCGTTTTTGACCTGCTTTATGGAAAATGCCCCCAAAACATTAGTATTGCCAGAGCGGAAACCCCGTACGTACCTGCCCCATGACTTCCAGATATCAGACTGGAACTCCCTGGAGCCGTACTTTGAGGAACTGAAAACCCGGGACCTGCACTCGCAGGAAGAACTGGAAAAGTGGATTGCCGATCGCAGCGAACTGGAAAGCGTGCTTTCTGAGAACCTGGCCTGGCGCTACATCAAGATGACCTGTGACACCCAGGATCAAGAACTTACTGAGGCCTTTCAGTTCTTCGTAACGGAGATTGAGCCGAAGGCCTCCCCCTATGATGACGCCTTTAACCGCAAACTGGTAGAATCACCGTACGTGAACGGGTTGGATGAGCAGCGCTTCCGCATTTACCTGCGGGGCGTGCGCCGGGCCATAGAATTGTTTAGGGAGGAGAACATTCCCTTGCAGACCGAGATCAGTACCAAACAGCAGCAGTACGGAGCCATTGCCGGGGCCATGACCGTGACCCTGGACGGGCAGGAAATGACCCTTCAGCGAGCCGCCGACCGCCTCAAGCAAACGGACCGCGCCGTGCGCGAGGAGGCTTACCTGGCCATCCAGAACCGCCGGCAGCAGGACAAGGAAAAGCTGGATGACCTGTTCACCGAGCTGACCCAGCTACGGCACCAGGTGGCCCTTAATGCCGGCTTTGACAATTTCCGGGACTACATGTTCGCGGCGCTGGGCCGTTTTGACTATGGTCCCCAGGACACGTTCCTTTTCCACCAAGCCATTAAAGAGCAGGTGGTACCCATTACCCGGCAGATTGACCGCGAGCACAAAGAATTGCTGGGCGTAGACACCCTCCGGCCTTGGGACCTGGACGTGGACCCTAGCTTGAAACCGCCCTTAGAACCTTTCCAGACCGGCGAGGAACTGCTGGAGAAAACCATCGCCATTTTCTATAAACTGGATTCCTTCCTGGGTGATTGCCTGGTGACCATGCGCGAGATTGGGCACCTGGACCTGGAGTCCAGGAAAGGGAAAGCCCCGGGCGGGTACAATTACCCACTGGATGAGATTGGCGTACCGTTTATCTTCATGAATGCCACCTCTTCGCTGCGCGATGTGGTGACTTTGCTGCATGAAGGTGGCCACGCCGTGCACTCCTTCCTGACCCGTGACCTACCGCTGAACGCGGCCAAGCACCCACCGTCTGAGGTAGCCGAACTGGCGTCCATGTCTATGGAACTGCTCACCATTGACCACTGGGATATTTTCTTCCCCAACCAGGAAGACCTGGTGCGGGCCAAGCGCCAACATCTGGAGGGCGTACTGGAAACCTTCCCGTGGGTAGCCACCATTGACAAGTTCCAGCACTGGGTCTATGAAAACCCCACTCATACCGTGGAGGAACGGCACCAGAACTGGGTGCGCATTTTTGAGGAATTCAACCAGCAGGAAGTTGACTGGAGTGGGCTTGACCATCTGAAACCCTACATCTGGCAGAAACAACTGCACCTCTATGAAGTGCCTTTCTACTACATAGAATACGCCATGGCCCAACTGGGTGCCGTGGCCGTCTGGAAACGCTATAAATCTGAGCCAGAAGCGGCCCTGGAAGGCTACAAAAAAGCCCTCGGCCTGGGCTACACCGCCACCATAGGCGAAATCTATGAGGCTGCCGGCATCCGGTTTGATTTCTCCAGTGCCTACATCCAGACGCTGGTAGACTTCGTGAAAGAGGAGCTGGAAAAACTGGAAGACTAACCTTCATAGACGACCCATCTACAGAAAAACAGAGAGGCCGCAGATGAAAATCTGCGGCCTCTCTGTTTTTGGGCCGTTTTCCTGAAAACAGGCCTAAAATAGCTAAGTAATTTTAATGATTACTTTATTCCTCGTTCCCCTCTTCCAGCTGCGCGTTTTTATCTACCCATTGGAACAGCGGGAACGGCTGAAGCGTGTCATAAGGTTTACCCAGTTTAGGAACCTGCTTGCGGTATCTCCTGAGCAGAGTATTGATCTCTTTGGCGGTTTTGTCATAGCGGCCCCGGTAGAAAACCACCTCGTTCTGGTGATTACTGATGCTCTCCTGCAGAGAGTCTACCATTTTTACACCCGTAGGCCCATTCTCCGGCAGGAAAGCCCTTAGCGCACTCCAGATGGAGTCATTGGCCGTGTCATAGGCGTCTATCCTATTGGAATCACGCACGGTGTTGCGGTCATACCGCAGGTTGGAGAGTCTCCGGATGGCGTGTTGCAGGCGTACGCGTTGGGTATCGGCCATGGCGGCCGGCGGAATGGCGGCCAGCATCTCTTCCATTTGGCGTTGCTTTACGCTGTCGCTCTGCATCATCACGTTCCACTTGCCGGTAAGGGTGTCGGTGAGGGTAGTGAGTTCTTGCCGAAGCTGATCATCTGAGATGGGGCGGGCCAGCGGGCCAGATTTGCCTGAGTCCTTGGAACACCCAATCATCCCCACTAGTAACGCCAGGGCAATTCCCAGGAAATATTGTTTTTTCATAAATAGGTTGTGTAAACAGGTCAGGCAACGGGCAAGGGCCTTTTCTGGGCCGCCTTTCTGTGGCCTGACACCCTGCAAACGTAATAGCTGCGCTTCCCGTTACAACGCCGGAGGCCCACCCTAGATTGTGCGGGCAAAATAGGGGAGTGTGCAGAGGTGTGGCCATCTGCACCGCCTGGTCTAAAGAGAGGAGAAATAAATTGGGATGCCGGGGCTAGAAGTTTTTTAGGCCGTTCAGGAGCAGATTAGACAAGAACTCGGCAATTTCATCGGGGCTCATCTTTCCTTCAGGCTTGTACCACATGTGCAGCCAGTTTAAGCTGGAGAGTAGGGTCAATACCACAAACTTCTCATCGGTTACCTTAAACTCGCCGCTGGCGATGCCCTCCCGTACAATCTGCCGCAGGCTTTCCTCATAATGGTACCGCATGTCATGGAATTTGCTCAGAGAAGGCTCACTTAAATGGCGCCACTCGTTCAGGAACACCCCGGCGGCCTGCGGGTTCTTGGTGAGCACCCGCACGTGCGCGGCAATGGCCAGCCGAAGTTTCTCGCTGGCAGGTACGTCCTTGTCTTTTACCTCATTGAAGGCGGCGTTGAACTCGTCGGCCATCTTAAAACAAACGCGCTGCAGAATGTCTTCCTTTGATTTGATGTGGGAGTAAAGGCTTCCGGCCTCAATGCCTAGTTCCAGGGCCAGGTCTCGCATGGTGGTGGCGGCAAAACCTCTGGATTTGAAGAGCGAAGTGGCTACTTGGTCTATCTGTTCTTTACGCGACAATGGGGTACTGGACATAGAATTAAGGTTTATCTTCAAAGCTACTCATGTGAACGCGGGTTGGCAAATCAACTTTATCTCCGGCGCCCAGCAGGGGCGAATAGAAGGTGCCCAGGAAAAAGCTATCTTTGCGTTTTCAGCATGATTTTCTAAAAATAAGACGAAAACACGTATATCGTTCATTTTTTGGGAATGCTTTTGCAAAAAATCATAAACAGAGGCTCTTATGTCAGAATATACTCCTTTAGAAAGCTTAGGTGAATTTGGATTGATACGCCGGTTGCAAGAGCAACTGGAAGTGAACAATGCGTCTACCATTGTAGGCATAGGCGATGACGCCGCCGTGCTGGAACCCGGCCAGAAACAGATTGTCATCTCTACCGACATGCTGGTGGAGAACGTGCATTTTGACCTTACCTTCTGTCCGCTCAGGCACCTGGGCTACAAGGCTGTGGCCGTGAACGTTTCTGATATTGCCGCTATGAACGCCATTCCTACCCAGATTGTGGTGAGCCTGGCCATTGGCGCGCGCTACACCGTTGAGGCCATTGAGGAACTCTACGCAGGCATGCGCCTGGCCTGCGAAAATTACAAGGTAGACCTGGTGGGCGGTGATACCACTGCCTCGCGCGGCGGACTGGTGATTAGCGTCACCGCCCTGGGCGAAGTGGAAAAAGGAAAGGCTGTGCTGAGAAGCACGGCCACAATTAATGACCTTATCTGCGTCACCGGCGACTTAGGCGGCGCCTACCTGGGGCTGCAACTGCTGGAGCGCGAAAAACAGGCGTTCCTGGCAGACCCCGATACGCAACCAGAGCTGGAGGGCAAAGATTACGTGGTAGGCCGTCAATTAAGGCCTGAGGCCCGCATGGACGTGATTCATGAACTGAAGGAACTGGGCGTGCACCCTACCTCCATGATCGACATCTCAGACGGGTTAGGTTCTGAGCTGCTGCACATCTGTTCCCAAAGCCGCGTGGGCGCCGCCATCTACCAGGACAAACTCCCCGCCGACCCCCAGACCCTGGAAACCGCCGAGGAATTCAAGCTGGACCCCGTGACCTGCATCCTGAACGGCGGCGAAGACTACGAGCTGCTTTTCACCGTGAAAATGGCCGACTTTGAGAAGATCAAAAATCACCCAGATATATCTATCATTGGCAACATTACAGACGCCGGCGAAGGCGTTCGTCTGGTTACGCCCAGTGGCAATGCATTCCCCATTAAGGCTCAAGGCTGGAACCACTTCGCGTAAATATCAAGGTCATAAAGCTGTATGGGAAACGCACATTTTTAACCTGTTTTCCAGGAAATAGTCTATTAACACGGAGTCACCTATTGGGCAGCTGTTATCTTGCCAGACGGCACATTTTGGGTGCCATGGGGCTATTAAAAGCTATGGAAGAATTATTTGACTATATTTTTTACAGAGTATACAAAGCCTATCAGAAAAGGGACAGTACGCCTGAAATTTATGCTGCAGGAGTATTATCATTAATGCAATTTTTTTTCTTGCTCTGTATACTTGTTTTTATTGGATTATTCGTCGAATTCCCAATCCCTCATAAATATTATGCCCTTCCTTTTATCATTTTGATACTAGGAATAAACTGGTTCAAGTATGAAAGGAATTTTAATGTTAAAGAGCTTGAGTTGAAATGGGGTAAAGAAGATAGAAGTATAAGAAAGCGCAGGGGTTGGCTTCTTGTGTTATGTCTTATAAGCTTAATTCTTTTTCCAATAGTAATTGGGGTGTTAAAGCATAATTTAAATCTCTTGTAAAGCAGAAGCGCCTGGTGTTTTCACGGGCGCTTCTGCTTTACAAGAGATTTCCTTAATAGGTACATTATTGAGCTTACATGCTGGCAAGCAAAATAGGTTTTATGGTCACTTTCAGCATGTCTATCAATTCCTGGTCCATGTAAGCGAACTCATCAGGAATATCCAGGATATGGATTTCTTTGCTGCGGGCTTGCGTACCGTATCTGGAGATGAGCAGTTGCTTGTGTTTTTTCTCCATCACAAAGATCAGGTCAGCCCATTCCATTAGCTTTGTTGAGATTTTGATTCTGGCACTGTCTGATGTGCCGGCAGAGCGGTAATTATGATTTAAATATCCCTGAAAAATTTTCTCAGCGGTGGGGCTCCGCCACTGGTTGCGGCTGCATACAAAAAGGACGTTCATATTGGGCGCTGCTTCATTTGTTAATCCTCCGGATAAGGCACAAACACGAAGTTCATGAAATCGCGGTCTATCACAAACAGGCAGCAGAACTCATCGGCGTCCTTGTAGGCCTGCTGGAACTCCTCTATCTTGTCTTCGCTCACCAATTGGCGGTTCACAAAGTCCTCCAGGTAAGAGGCGTTGATGTGCCATTCCAGGTTACGCTCTTCGGCGGCAATCAATAGGCCTCCGATTTTTGTGATCTCACGGGAGAAAACAAAGATGGGGTACTTAGAGATATCGCGCTTCCGGATGTGGTAAGAGGCTTCTTTGAGGGTATCACACACCTGCACGAAATCTTTGGTGATGGTGCCCAGGTATTTTCCGTTCAGTTCTGGATCGTTCTGCATAATAGTAGCAAGTATCGGGTACGGATATTGAATGGGGAAGTGTTTTGGAGCCGTTTTCAGAAAAACAGCCCCAAAACACGAATTGTTTCTAAACTCACTCCTCGGTTGGCAATGGAATTGACGGCTCCCGTAAAGTTAGCAAAGCCACGCTCTCCACATGATACGTCTGCGGGAACATATCTACCGGCTGAATCTTCACCACGTCATACAGCTCAGAAAGCGCCTCCAGGTCGCGGGCCTGGGTGGCAGGGTTGCAGCTCACGTAGACAATGCGGTCCGCCTTCACCTCCAATAGCTTGGTCACCACATCTGGGTGCATGCCGGCGCGAGGCGGATCGGTGATGATCACCTCGGGGCGGCCGTGGCGGGCGAAAAGCTCGTCGGTGAGCACGTCTTTCATGTCACCGGCGTAGAAATGGGTGTTGGTGATGTCATTGATCTGCGAGTTGACCTTGGCGTCTTCAATGGCACTGGCCACGTACTCCACGCCCACCACCTGCGCCGCCGACCTCGCCACGAAGTTGGCAATGGTGCCAGCGCCCGTATAAAGGTCATAGACGGTTTCGGTGCCTTTGAGCAGGGCGAACTCCCTGGTAAGCTTGTAAAGGTTGTAGGCCTGCTCAGAATTAGTCTGATAGAAGGATTTAGGTCCTACTCTAAAGCGCAGGCCTTCCATCTGCTCATGAATGTACGGCTCGCCGTGGTAGCACACTACCTCCAGGTCATGGAAAGTCTCGTTGCCCTTGTTGTTGACTACGTAGTGCAAAGAGGTGATCTGCGGGAACTGCTGCACCAGATGGTCCAGCAGCGGCAGCAACTGCTCGCGGTTCTCCTGGTACACCTGCAGAATCACCATCAGGTCACCGGTGTTGGCGGTTCTAATGATGAGGTTGCGCAGAAAGCCTTCCTGCTTCACCAGATTGATGAAGGCGAGGTCATTGGCGAGTGCGTAGTCACGTACCGCCAGGCGTATCTCATTAGAGGGCGAGGGCTGCAGGTAACAGTGCTTAATGTCTACGATCTTGTCAAAGCGCAGCGGCACGTGGAAGCCCAGGGCCCGGCGCTCAAACTCGGCACCGGTGTCAATCTGCTCTTTGGTGAGCCAGGCATTGTCTGAGAAAGTGAACTCCAGCTTGTTTCGGTAATAACTGATGCGGTCAGACGGCAGAATAGGCAGCATCTGGTGG
This Rufibacter radiotolerans DNA region includes the following protein-coding sequences:
- a CDS encoding M3 family oligoendopeptidase codes for the protein MENAPKTLVLPERKPRTYLPHDFQISDWNSLEPYFEELKTRDLHSQEELEKWIADRSELESVLSENLAWRYIKMTCDTQDQELTEAFQFFVTEIEPKASPYDDAFNRKLVESPYVNGLDEQRFRIYLRGVRRAIELFREENIPLQTEISTKQQQYGAIAGAMTVTLDGQEMTLQRAADRLKQTDRAVREEAYLAIQNRRQQDKEKLDDLFTELTQLRHQVALNAGFDNFRDYMFAALGRFDYGPQDTFLFHQAIKEQVVPITRQIDREHKELLGVDTLRPWDLDVDPSLKPPLEPFQTGEELLEKTIAIFYKLDSFLGDCLVTMREIGHLDLESRKGKAPGGYNYPLDEIGVPFIFMNATSSLRDVVTLLHEGGHAVHSFLTRDLPLNAAKHPPSEVAELASMSMELLTIDHWDIFFPNQEDLVRAKRQHLEGVLETFPWVATIDKFQHWVYENPTHTVEERHQNWVRIFEEFNQQEVDWSGLDHLKPYIWQKQLHLYEVPFYYIEYAMAQLGAVAVWKRYKSEPEAALEGYKKALGLGYTATIGEIYEAAGIRFDFSSAYIQTLVDFVKEELEKLED
- a CDS encoding TetR/AcrR family transcriptional regulator — protein: MSSTPLSRKEQIDQVATSLFKSRGFAATTMRDLALELGIEAGSLYSHIKSKEDILQRVCFKMADEFNAAFNEVKDKDVPASEKLRLAIAAHVRVLTKNPQAAGVFLNEWRHLSEPSLSKFHDMRYHYEESLRQIVREGIASGEFKVTDEKFVVLTLLSSLNWLHMWYKPEGKMSPDEIAEFLSNLLLNGLKNF
- the thiL gene encoding thiamine-phosphate kinase, encoding MSEYTPLESLGEFGLIRRLQEQLEVNNASTIVGIGDDAAVLEPGQKQIVISTDMLVENVHFDLTFCPLRHLGYKAVAVNVSDIAAMNAIPTQIVVSLAIGARYTVEAIEELYAGMRLACENYKVDLVGGDTTASRGGLVISVTALGEVEKGKAVLRSTATINDLICVTGDLGGAYLGLQLLEREKQAFLADPDTQPELEGKDYVVGRQLRPEARMDVIHELKELGVHPTSMIDISDGLGSELLHICSQSRVGAAIYQDKLPADPQTLETAEEFKLDPVTCILNGGEDYELLFTVKMADFEKIKNHPDISIIGNITDAGEGVRLVTPSGNAFPIKAQGWNHFA
- the rlmD gene encoding 23S rRNA (uracil(1939)-C(5))-methyltransferase RlmD, translating into MRKFKKKKHKFENIAQLRVEEMAAEGKCIARHENLVVFISDVAPGDVVDVRVTKKRKNYLEAVPVHFHERSELRVQPFCEHFGVCGGCKWQHISYETQLFYKQKQVNDNIERIGKIKGHQMLPILPSDRISYYRNKLEFTFSDNAWLTKEQIDTGAEFERRALGFHVPLRFDKIVDIKHCYLQPSPSNEIRLAVRDYALANDLAFINLVKQEGFLRNLIIRTANTGDLMVILQVYQENREQLLPLLDHLVQQFPQITSLHYVVNNKGNETFHDLEVVCYHGEPYIHEQMEGLRFRVGPKSFYQTNSEQAYNLYKLTREFALLKGTETVYDLYTGAGTIANFVARSAAQVVGVEYVASAIEDAKVNSQINDITNTHFYAGDMKDVLTDELFARHGRPEVIITDPPRAGMHPDVVTKLLEVKADRIVYVSCNPATQARDLEALSELYDVVKIQPVDMFPQTYHVESVALLTLREPSIPLPTEE